A genomic segment from Nasonia vitripennis strain AsymCx chromosome 4 unlocalized genomic scaffold, Nvit_psr_1.1 chr4_random0007, whole genome shotgun sequence encodes:
- the LOC116417321 gene encoding uncharacterized protein LOC116417321: MTQINLLTRKGVLPYEYISSWEKLEECKLPEKEDFFSILNDSSISDRDYEHAQNVWSTFNIQTLGEYSDLYMKTDVLLLADVFENFRDQSMNVYNLDPAHYYTTPGFSWDAMLKHTGVQLKLLTDIDMVLFIERGIRGGLSQCSNRYAAANHKYMLEKYDKDKANEYLIYLDANNLYGFGLSQCLPYDEFQWLENCESFELFSIASDASHGYILEVDLDYPPEIHDDHNDLPFCPEHAKPPGSKQEKLLATLQPKRNYVIHYCSATSSFKRSSTR, encoded by the coding sequence ATGACACAAATAAACTTGCTAACAAGAAAAGGTGTTTTACCCTATGAGTATATAAGCTCATGGGAAAAACTAGAAGAGTGTAAGTTGCCTGAAAAAGAGGATTTTTTCAGCATTCTCAATGACTCATCGATATCTGATCGAGATTATGAGCATGCACAAAATGTATGGAGTAcatttaatatacaaacactTGGCGAGTACTCAGATCTTTATATGAAGACTGATGTTTTGCTGTTAGCAGacgttttcgaaaattttcgagaTCAGAGCATGAATGTTTATAATCTAGATCCTGCTCATTATTACACTACTCCAGGCTTTTCCTGGGACGCTATGCTCAAACATACAGGTGTACAATTAAAACTTCTAACAGACATTGACATGGTACTTTTTATAGAACGAGGAATTCGAGGTGGTTTGAGTCAGTGCTCTAATCGGTATGCAGCAGCTAATCATAAGTACATGCTTGAAAAGTATGATAAAGATAAAGCAAATGAATACTTGATTTATTTAgatgcaaataatttatacgGATTTGGGCTTTCACAGTGTCTTCCGTATGATGAATTTCAGTGGCTTGAAAATTGTGAAAGTTTTGAATTGTTTTCCATCGCATCAGACGCTTCTCATGGTTATATTTTAGAAGTAGATTTAGATTATCCTCCTGAAATACACGATGATCATAATGATTTACCATTCTGTCCAGAACATGCAAAACCTCCGGGATCTAAGCAGGAAAAACTTTTAGCTACACTTCAACCTAAAAGAAATTACGTTATTCATTATTGCTCTGCAACAAGCTCTTTCAAACGGTCTTCGACTCGTTAA
- the LOC116417301 gene encoding uncharacterized protein LOC116417301 encodes MAKAIYCLKIFIFRKQYLLDKKDVEVKCRDVCIFIVRVYVQAWFCTPFAAQAPNQDLKFLKCLYEYRRIDESISDCAVRKCMNHLWYLTPQLTALAFFDFTISNEEKLKMCEALQSNSSAFVYGKQILVNEKNLDKIVNSSISDFICKDTYETFRRLKIDTTFLEKNPSKWAKDRNYTNGLEVVKNLRVVNDTAEREVKLITEFNNLLTKDEKQLQYLLPVIKDYRSLFSDSKKETLMRPYE; translated from the coding sequence ATGGCAAAAGCTAtatattgtttgaaaatattcatcttTCGGAAACAATATTTGCtagataaaaaagatgttgAAGTAAAATGTAGAGACGTTTGCATTTTTATAGTAAGAGTCTACGTTCAGGCCTGGTTTTGTACTCCATTTGCTGCTCAAGCACCAAATCAagatttaaagtttttaaaatgtttgtaCGAATATAGAAGAATTGATGAAAGTATATCTGACTGTGCTGTTAGAAAATGTATGAATCACTTGTGGTATTTGACTCCGCAACTAACAGCACTAGCATTTTTTGACTTTACTATTTCAAATGaagaaaagttaaaaatgtGCGAAGCTCTACAGTCAAATTCTAGTGCGTTTGTTTatggaaaacaaattttagtcaatgaaaaaaatttggataAAATAGTGAATTCAAGTATTAGTGATTTTATTTGCAAAGACACTTATGAAACTTTTAGACGCTTAAAAATTGACACaacttttttagaaaaaaatccaTCAAAATGGGCCAAAGATAGAAACTACACTAATGGTTTGGAAGTTGTTAAAAACCTCAGAGTCGTGAATGATACAGCCGAACGAGAAGTAAAATTGATAACTGAATTCAACAATCTTTTGACTAAAGATGAAAAGCAATTGCAATACCTATTACCTGTAATAAAAGATTATCGAAGCTTGTTTTCAGATAGCAAGAAGGAAACGTTGATGCGGCCATATGAATGA
- the LOC116738469 gene encoding small G protein signaling modulator 3-like, with protein sequence MDENIRSTQKKVLSKKTYKDIVKASRSQADQKVLRTLITNFLPDIDQIFDQHNIELSQISLNWFLTLFASGIHMKILRLWDLLLFDGSIVLFQVTLGILKIKETKLKASKNQVQILNVLSNISRDILDVDKFLEIL encoded by the exons ATGGATGAGAATATCAGGAGCActcaaaaaaaagtattatcaAAAAAGACGTACAAAGATATTGTTAAAGCTTCAA GAAGTCAAGCAGATCAAAAAGTTTTACGAACACTCATTACAAACTTTCTTCCTGATATTGACCAAATATTTGATCAACATAACATTGAGCTTAGCCAGATATCTCTCAATTGGTTTTTGACATTATTTGCATCTGGTattcatatgaaaattttaaggCTTTGGGATCTACTTCTTTTTGATGGATCTATTGTGCTATTTCAAGTAACTTTAGGAATATTAAAGATAAAAG AAACAAAGTTAAAGGCTTCGAAAAATCAAGtacaaatattaaatgttttatcaaatatttctaGGGACATACTTGATGTAGATAAGTTCTTAGAAATTCTTTAA